The Palaemon carinicauda isolate YSFRI2023 chromosome 7, ASM3689809v2, whole genome shotgun sequence DNA window aaaatcatgatgctataagcccagggggctccaacggggaaaatagcccagtgaggaaaggaaacaaggaaaaataaaacatttaaagaacaacatcaccaaaatattattattattattattattattattattattattattattacttgctaagctacaacccaagttggaaaagcaggatgctataagcccaggggctccaacggggaaaatagcccagtgaggaaaggaaacaaggaaaaataaaatatttaaagaacggcaacatcaccaaaataaaaatttcctatataaacgataaatactttaacaaaacaagaggaagagaaataagatagaatagtgtgcctgagtgtaccctcaagcaagagaactttcacccaagacagtggaagaccatggtacagaggctatggcactacccaagactagagaacaatggtttgattttggagtgtccttcacctagaagagctgattaccatggctaaagtctatcttctacccttatcaagagatagtagccattgaacaatcagagtgcagtagttaaccccttgaatgaagaaaataatgtCAGATTTCTCTGATTGTCGGAGATATCACTTGATTGGCTTTTCTGGGTTATTAtcttagaatatatatttcatatatagccATTTTTTGGGTTGTAATGTTTATTGTAGATTAATGCATATAAATCCACACATAATCATGATCTGAAACAATTTACTTGAATAAAATAACTCCCAATATATGAAAAATGTGGGTTATTTCatgtatcataaatacacggaaaattgtgtattctaATGAATTTATTCAAGTTTATTCGTTtgttttattatacatattttctCCTTCTTTGAGAGATTAGATACAATAAGTCGAGgttcgaaaaaaaaatttaatctcttTTACCTAtcaaattttatcttatttctaaatGAAGTTTTCTTATCACCTGGAAACATAAAGTATTCGAATTCTTAAAACGCAAAATTGAATCTGTATCGTATCTTACTTATCTTACTTATATTTCCGGTATAAGAACAGATTAACCTAAGTGGATAAGGCCATTATGAGAAGCTGTGCTGAATTCTTCTTCTGCTAAAGTAATGTTCCGATAACGTTCAAACAATATTTCGAATAATTATCATTTCGTTTAATTGTCCTTTCGGATAATATCCTTTCGAACAATTTTCCATTCAAATACCTGTTTTTCGAGTAATTGTTTtcgaaaagaaaaatttattaagtgttttagaataattttcatgatacgcTAGAAACTATTACAGTTTTATTCATGGTAGTTATTACAGTTTTATATATGGTAGTTATTACAGTTTTATTCATGGTAGTTATTACAGTTTTATATATGGTAGTTATTACAGTTTTATATATGGTAGTTATTACAGTTTTATTCATGGTAGTTATTACAGTTTTATATATGGTAGTTATTACAGTTTTATTCATGGTAGTTATTACAGTTTTATATATGGTAGTTATTACAGTTTTATTCATGGTAGTTATTACAGTTTTATATATGGTAGTTATTACAGTTTTATTCATAGTAGTTATTAGTTTTATATATGGTAGCTATTACAGTTTTATTCATGGTAGTTATTACAGTTTTATATATGGTACTTATTACAGTTTTATTCATATTAGTTATTACAGTTTTATTCATGGTAGTTAAGTTTTACATCTGATTTCTTTTCCTCGAAAAAAGTGCCCTAGGTACATATGTTAAACATTTAGGTCTTGAAATGAGTTTGTGGTGGCCcatatggtaacatccctgactgttgaacgcctgACTGGAGttccagtcctgctcaaacttgttagttcctttggtcgctacaacctcactatccttgtgagctaaggatggggtgcttGGTGGAAcccataagtctatctgctgagtcatcaacagccattgcctggccctccttggtcctagcttgggtggagattgggcttgagtgctgatcatatgtatatatggtcagtctgtagggtattctcctgcttgatagggcaatgtcactgccctcgGCCTCTGCAGTTCATGAACGGTCATTAAactggagaaggggcttgggcgctgatcatatgtatatatggtcagtttctagggcattgtcctgcttgatagggcaatctcactatcccttacctctgccattcatgagcggcctttaaaactttaaaatacgTTAAAAGTCAAGAACTGAGATGTAACATTTACCCCCTtcaattgaatcttttttttttttttttttttgagaagtgaaATATATTTCGCTTTCTGTATATGGAATAAGACCCTTAACATTTTGGAGAACTGTGATGTTGAATAAGTAAATATCACTTACTTTCACCCTGATGAAAACGGAATTGCATAAGAGATCATAAAGTAATAAATTAACTTCTCGGTATGAGATCAAGAGAATGTGAGAAACAGAATAAAGAGGAGGTGGAGGTGTTGTTGAAAGGCACCATGCGTGAAATATTTCTTCACATTCCATGAAAAGGAATTTTTATTTAATTCTGAAGTTTCAGGAAATCTCTCAACACTGTTGAGGAGGGAATGAATTTTTTACCTGAAACTCAAAATTCACGAGAACACCATCCCAGTGTATTTCTGGTAACTCAGCcgtgtaaaagaaaaatatgttatggAATAAATTAAATGTTGGAAAGGGCAGTTATGAAAACtcttaatcaaagaaaaaatagaCCATCAAAGGGTGCATTTAAAATGAGGGATTTAGTGCCTGGAGTCTATTTTAATATTCaaggaatctttaaaaaaaaaaaaaaaaaaaaaaaaaaaaaaaaagttcttgagaTTCTAGGCTGTTTTTCTGGGGATGCAAGTTTAAgaatgtcataattattattaacattaaaataaatatatcctataaaaactgtataaacattaacaaaacaagagaaagagaaataagatagaatagtgtgcccgagtgtacccccaagcaagggaattctaacccaagacagtggaaggccatggtacagaggctatggcactacccaagactagagaacgatggtttgattttggagtgtccttctcctagaagagctgcttaccatgttcAAAGACGACATTTATGAGTTAGGAGCTTAGATGGAAGAAAACGCTTACGTATGCAAATGTATGTAATATTATACGTACAGAGAATCTGGAAAAATCTGAAGCTATATAGGGGATGCTGGAAATATGTTTTGTTTGAGACGTCAATcgttagaaattatataaaaaacgtgAATTAAGGTTTACAGTCTCTCGGAGAATCAAAGTCAAAATACTAAGTGAAATAGATTTAGAAGGATTCTGAAAAATAGAAAAGTCTAAAGCTATTTAGTGGATgccaaaaatatctttttttttaagatatctatcGACAGAAATTATAATAAAACCATGAATTATGGTTTACAATATCTAGGAAACCAAAgtcaaaatattaaatgaaaaagatCTAGAAGGACTAAAAAATAAAGACTTTTTTAAGCTCAGGGAAATATTTGTTGTAAGGTaataaatacaatagaaaatattgATAGATAGTAAGTATGTATATTCAAAACTAAGCTTTTATCTAAGGATTTCGATAGGATATAGTAGGATGTAGCTCCTTCCGCCCGGGTATGTAGGTTGGCAAAGAAGGGAGACGTTCAACTTTATATATTATGCAAATTACCTCTAATGTGTGTGAAGGGAAATTTAAGTCTCCATACAAAGAATTGAATACTAGATAAAGTTGAATTAAAAGATAGtttaatatatgacatatttgttttgacgttgttactgttttgttgaattatttattgttaatttgttctcatcatttatttatttccttatttcctttcctcactgggttatttttccctgttggagcccttgggcttatagcatcttgcttttcccgctagaattgtagcttggctaataataataataataataataataataataataataataataataataataataataataataataataataatgggaaggaGGAGAAGGTAATTTATATcttttaacaattaaaatgaattctATTGAATAAATTATTACCAATATAATACTTAGTGCAATaaatattatatcaaatatatttcgaTAATGCGTTTACCATGCTCGTGAAGAGATTTAATTAATTGTCCATATTtgataggaattccataataacgtaaaACTCTCCACAGAATTTGCCGGTGTACATAGTTTAAAAAGTTTATTGGCTacgtaaatttgaaaacaaaaaaaaaaggaatatagccTGCGtattgaatcatcatcatcatctcctcccacgtctattgacgcaaaaggcctcagttagattttgccagtcgtctctatcttgaccccCTTTGAATAGATAATATCCTTTCTTATCCTTTGTAAGATTTATAATGTGATACATAactttttttaatcattaaattaattaatatttttaatcaaaGAAGCATTTGGTTTGATATCAAATTGCATTAAATACCCTCTCTTTAGAATAGAAAATATCCTTCCTTGTCTTTTGTAAGATTTATAATGTGATATATAACTTTTTGAAATCATTAAATGAATTAATAGTTTCAATGAAATTTGATATCAAATTGTATTGAACACCCCCTCTTTAGAATAGAAAATATCCTTCCTTGTCTTTTGTAAGatttataatgttatatataacttttataaatcTTTAACTGAATTAATAGCTTCAAAGAGGTACTTGTTTTGATATCAAAATGTGTAAAAAATACTCCCTTTTCTCAATGAATACTTCTACATAAAGAAACCTCAaatctaaaatagaaataaatcaaaataaatctgaaaaaaggtGTCGATCTTTATGGAAATTAGAACACGATGTCACTCGCCATGAATcagagaaaataatttatttattttattttaggtataacgATATGATTGGCTTTATGTTCTGGATTCCAGAAGCAAAATTTAATATTTGATGGTATGCTAAAAAAAGAATGgatggtacactcaggtacactattctatcttgtttctcttcctttcattattttgaagtttttatcctcttatttacaagtttttatagtctatatatgaaagattcattttcttgttattattgttcttaaacttttcttatagtttttccttatttcgtttcctcactgggctattttccaagttgttgccctttgggcttatagcatcctgttttttccaactagtgttgtgaataataataataataataataataataataataataataataataataataataataataataatagagaacttGATAAATGGATCATTCATTCGACTGTAGTttttatgtagaaaataatatGTTTTCCTAAACTGATATCGAATATATCTTATGAAAAGCATTAGCCAACAGGATACCAGGTTGATATAAAAATTCTATGTTGCAgtttatataaactatatcttCTTTACCTAATTCGTATACATGTATTCTGGTAGTTATCAAGTAACATAACTTTTTTGCTTTATCGTCCATGTTTATCTGCCTTGATATTATAGAtaccataaataaaaacaaaaacaaataacagTTTAAAAGGatcaataagaaaatagatataaaacgaagtttatcataaaaaaaaaaaaaaactatttaatgttTTCCATTACTAAAAGCAAACCTTCACGGAAGTTCCAATATTAGAATAAAGAATTTGAGGCAAATTGGATTAAGTTCATACAACTTATAAAGCTTATTtctttcaaagataacataaaaaaaatgtaatcacatccaaaaatattttttctatataggcCTAAATGGTATTTATAAATATCCTAAATGGATTATCATTTCTTTAAgctacataaatattgtaaaccaTGGAAACCTAATATACACTTACTTTTACAAcaaagcctctacaacgtttacaacgcttcaagaagtcTAAACTCGGGGTCTACAACACCGCATAGGCTCCGTCATTGGCATATGCCTAGAGGAAAGTTCTTTTTTATGATCAAATCTCCCTAGTAAGGGAAGATATATTTAGACTTGATGTTAAAATCGTTTAACAAAATTACTGTCTGTACcctatcatttgagagagagagagagagagagagagagagagagagagaggagagagagagaggagagagagagagagagagagagagagagaggggggggggagagactggTTGTTAGTCTTGTTAAATTTAAAGTGAAATACTTTCAAATGCACCAAGAACCTTTGAAAGCCATCCAACCATGAAAATCGAGAGTTAAATAACAGCACGATAATTGGAACgaacaagaatttaaaaataaaaaggaaaagattacGACAGAAAAATAACTCATGTGCTCCATTCCTAATAAGAATGGAATAACAAACAAATAAGAAACTCTAATTGGGCCGCTTCTCCCCCTTTTTTCTGAGGCAGGGTAGCCGTGTCACCTGAGGCAGAGTAAGTACTTTGAACTGTGTGACCTGAGGTACTGAAGGTACTTTGAGCTGTTTGACCTGAGACAGAGTAGGTACTTTGTGCTGTTTGACCTGAGGTAGTGTAGGTACTTTGTGCTGTTTGATCTGAGGTAGTGTAGGTACTTTGAGCTGTTTGACCTGAGGCAAAGTAGGTACTTTGTGCTGTTTGACCTGAGGTAGTGTAGGTACTTTGAGCTGTGTGACCTGAGGCAGAGTAGGCTGTGTTGAGGTAGTGTAGGAACTTTGAGATGTATGACCTGAGTAGTGTAGGTACTTTGAGCTGTATGACCTGAGGCAGAGTAGGTACTTTGAGCTATGTGACCTGAGACAGAGTAGGTACTATGAGCTGTATGACCTAAGGCAGAGTAGGTACTATGAGCTGTGTGACCTGAGGCAGAGCAGGTACTTTGACAGTGTGACCTGAGGAAGAGCAGGTATTTTGAGCTGTGTGACCTGAGGCAGAGTAGGTACTTTGAACTGTGTGACCTGAGGCAGAGTAGGTACTTTGAACTGTGTGACCTGATGCAGAGTTGGTATTTCAAGCTGTGTGACCTGAGGTTTTGTAGGTACTTTGAGCTGTGTGACCTGAGGCAGAGTAGGTACTTTGTGTTGTATGACCTGAGGTAGTGTAGGTACTTTGAGCTGCTTGACCTGAAGCAGAGTAGGTACTTTGTGCTGTTTGACCTGAGGCAGAGTAGGTACTTTGAGCTGTTTGACCTGAGGCAGAGTAGGTACTTTGAGTTGTGTGACCTGAGGCAGAGTAGGTACTATGAGCTGTGTGACCTGAGGCAGAGTAGGTACTTTGAACTGTGTGACCTGATGCAGAGTTGGTATTTCAAGCTGTGTGACCTGAGGTTTTGTAGGTACTTTGAGCTGTGTGACCTGAGGCAGAGTAGGTACTTTGTGTTGTATGACCTGAGGTAGTGTAGGTACTTTGAGCTGCTTGACCTGAAGCAGAGTAGGTACTTTGTGTTGTTTGACCTGAGGCAGAGTAGGTACTTTGAGCTGTTTGACCTGAGGCAGAGTAGGTACTTTGAGTTGTGTGACCTGAGGCAGAGTAGGTACTATGAGCTGTGTGAACTGATGTAGTGTAGGTACTTTGAGCTGTGTGACCTCCGAAGGACAAAACTATTGCCGTCACCTTGTTCGTAAcccctctgcctggtgatcaccggacggtttttcgagtcccgctcaaactcggaaATTCCTTTAGttactgcaacctctccatccctgTGAGGTGTACCATacatcacacacgctcgtacactgatacggtatttctgttttttgtttatcgttatcgctctcccctcgcactgatgaaCTGTTTAAGCCTGcatgttcttgaatcattgtgtttgaatttttttgccgtTTTCACTTAGGACGGGTTACATATAGGCTCAtgctctgttgaaataaagtttgttTTATTCATCTCGCTtctcagttaatacctaactggcgcctcgcacagagctaaggatggggtgtttagggtaGGCTATATGTGtaccttttgagtcatcagcagccatcacctggccctccctggtcctagcttggggggagagagagcttgggcgctgatcatatgattccTGCTTGCAAGGGCACTGTCAGTGTCGCTTGACTCTCCCATTCATGTTTGGCCTTGAAACTTTAAACCTTATATTACCCAAGATATTGATTTTATGGAAACGTTCAATCACTTTTTAAGTAACTAAATTCGAGGAAAGGGATTGAGAAATCAGCAGAAATTATACCCAAACTTTAAAAGGTATTCGATTTCTCTCATGATCGAAGGCCACTTTTGGGTTGGGGGCTTTGACTTCGAGTCTAAGAGCACCCGCCCGCACAAGGTCCGGGAAATCTGCGCATGCTCACTAACCCCCTAGAATGGCAACACTACtacccagagttgccaggttttctaagtgagaaaagcccaacttctgatcaactggggctttaaaaggccaacttattagtaaaaaaaaggacagaagtacagcatttaaggccaacctttttttatgatattgctaaaggctaatcaattttttaaaaaggccaaatttggagtttttagcctgaaaaaaggccaacctggcaacactaTCCCGTAGAATGGCAATTCCAGATTGAGTGACAGTGACAAATGATAACTTGGGGTCCGGGAACGATTCATGTCAAGTGAGGAATGATGGTGGAGGACTGAGTAAAGTTAGGGAATATAGATATGATAAAAATACAGAGAAGATGAATGAATTGAGAGAATAAGGGGAATGGCAAAAAAGAAAAGTCACTAAtcatatatttaaagaaacatataAAGGATGAAGATACAGATAAGATGAATGAATTGAGAGAATGGAGAAAATGGCATCAAGAGAAGTCATTAATcttatatttaaagaaacatataAAGGATGAAGATACAGATAAGATGAATGAATCGAGAGAATGAGGAAAATGGCATCAAGAGAAGTCACTAATCTTACATTCTAAAGAAATCTTAAACAAAAACTATAATGATATAAAAGGCAGAACAAAGAGTGGGAACCTTTTCTGAAAGTCTGATGCCAGAATTAAACGACTGTCATGAAGATAACATAGGTATATTTCCAAAGGCTTagaatgaaaattaagaataaatatgaAAGTTAAGGGGATTAAACTTTCCTGATGActaaataaaataagaagtaaG harbors:
- the LOC137644202 gene encoding uncharacterized protein, yielding MIQEHAGLNSSSVRGESDNDKQKTEIPYQCTSVCDVTQLKVPTLPQVKQLKVPTLPQVKQHKVPTLLQVKQLKVPTLPQVIQHKVPTLPQVTQLKVPTKPQVTQLEIPTLHQVTQFKVPTLPQVTQLIVPTLPQVTQLKVPTLPQVKQLKVPTLPQVKQHKVPTLLQVKQLKVPTLPQVIQHKVPTLPQVTQLKVPTKPQVTQLEIPTLHQVTQFKVPTLPQVTQFKVPTLPQVTQLKIPALPQVTLSKSHSSKYLLCLRSYSSKYLHYSGHTSQSSYTTSTQPTLPQVTQLKVPTLPQVKQHKVPTLPQVKQLKVPTLPQIKQHKVPTLPQVKQHKVPTLSQVKQLKVPSVPQVTQFKVLTLPQVTRLPCLRKKGEKRPN